The Leucobacter chromiiresistens genome has a window encoding:
- a CDS encoding sugar phosphate isomerase/epimerase family protein — protein MNPEASHPVTLFTGQWADLPFEEVARLAAEWGYDGLEIAASGDHLDLARADEDDAYLRSRLEVLDRYGLKVWAISNHLAGQAVCDDPIDFRHQAIVRPYVWGDGDPEGVRQRAAADMQRAARVARKLGADVVTGFTGSKIWPYVAMFPPVPESVIDEGYADFARRWAPILDVFDGEGVRYAHEVHPSEIAYDYWTTVRALEAVDHHPSFGINWDPSHLVWQGVDPIGFIVDFADRICHVDCKDTRLRPQTGRAGILGSHLPWGDPRRGWDFVSTGHGDIHWEDGFRALAGIGYTGPISIEWEDAGMDRLHGAAEAVERIRALLWKRPTASFDAAFSNQ, from the coding sequence ATGAACCCGGAAGCCTCGCACCCCGTCACCCTCTTCACCGGGCAGTGGGCCGATCTGCCGTTCGAAGAGGTCGCCCGCCTCGCCGCCGAGTGGGGGTACGACGGGCTCGAGATCGCCGCCTCCGGCGACCACCTCGACCTCGCGCGCGCCGACGAGGACGACGCCTACCTGCGCTCCCGGCTCGAAGTGCTCGACCGCTACGGTCTCAAGGTGTGGGCGATCTCGAACCACCTCGCCGGGCAGGCGGTCTGCGACGACCCCATCGACTTCCGCCACCAGGCCATCGTGCGCCCCTACGTGTGGGGCGACGGCGACCCCGAGGGCGTGCGGCAGCGCGCCGCGGCAGACATGCAGCGCGCCGCCCGCGTCGCCCGCAAACTCGGCGCCGACGTGGTCACCGGCTTCACCGGGTCGAAGATCTGGCCCTACGTCGCGATGTTCCCGCCCGTGCCCGAATCGGTGATCGACGAGGGGTACGCCGACTTCGCCAGGCGCTGGGCGCCGATCCTCGACGTCTTCGACGGGGAGGGCGTGCGGTACGCGCACGAGGTGCACCCCTCCGAGATCGCCTACGACTACTGGACGACCGTGCGCGCCCTCGAAGCCGTCGACCACCATCCGTCGTTCGGCATCAACTGGGATCCGAGCCACCTCGTGTGGCAGGGCGTCGACCCCATCGGGTTCATCGTCGACTTCGCCGACCGCATCTGCCACGTCGACTGCAAGGACACGCGCCTGCGCCCGCAGACGGGGCGCGCGGGCATCCTCGGATCCCACCTCCCCTGGGGCGATCCCCGCCGCGGGTGGGACTTCGTGTCGACCGGCCACGGCGACATCCATTGGGAGGACGGCTTCCGGGCGCTCGCCGGCATCGGCTACACCGGCCCGATCTCGATCGAGTGGGAGGACGCCGGCATGGACCGCCTGCACGGCGCGGCCGAGGCGGTCGAGCGGATCCGCGCCCTCCTCTGGAAGCGCCCGACGGCCTCCTTCGACGCCGCCTTCTCGAACCAGTAG